The following proteins are co-located in the Hydrogenispora ethanolica genome:
- a CDS encoding DUF3566 domain-containing protein yields MKSLEIKRIGGGSCFRFGFAVGIVVGLVTCIVLLVARISLREIGIELGTVAPTSGALQVGAAVAGVIIASLAAGLITGAGGAILAFIYNVFAATVGGIQLKVDE; encoded by the coding sequence ATGAAGAGTCTGGAGATCAAGCGGATCGGAGGCGGGTCGTGTTTCCGGTTTGGCTTTGCAGTCGGGATCGTTGTCGGATTGGTGACTTGCATTGTATTATTGGTCGCCCGAATTTCGCTCCGGGAGATCGGGATCGAGTTGGGGACGGTGGCGCCCACTTCGGGAGCGCTGCAGGTGGGAGCGGCGGTTGCCGGAGTGATCATTGCCAGCCTGGCGGCCGGACTGATCACCGGGGCGGGCGGCGCTATCCTGGCGTTTATCTATAACGTGTTCGCAGCCACTGTCGGCGGGATCCAGCTCAAAGTAGACGAGTAA
- a CDS encoding OmpA family protein — protein EEDATEETAEDAEEAVEEESTEEIAEDSEEAVEEESTEEIAEDSEEAVEEESTEEIAEDSEEAVEEESTEEIAEDSEEAVEEESTEEIAEDSEEAVEEDATEETAEDAEEAVEEESTEEIAEDSEEAVEEDATEETAEDAEEAVEEDATEETAEDAEEAVEEESTEEIAEDSEEAVEEDATEELEEDSEEAVEEESTEETAEDAEEAVEEDATEEIAEDSEEAVEEESTEEIAEETSEEAALPSSDEINKQLKPVYFDTDKFNIRANQVAVLDKAIAIIKANPHLKVIAIAGNCDERGTSKYNLALSARRAQTVKQYFINHGIDGSQIVIFTFGEAHPAKKGHNEGAWKFNRRVDIQVWEDVVTEAQVLQTVHLD, from the coding sequence TGGAGGAAGACGCTACGGAAGAAACCGCAGAAGACGCTGAGGAAGCTGTAGAGGAAGAATCTACGGAAGAGATCGCAGAGGATTCTGAGGAAGCCGTAGAGGAAGAATCTACGGAAGAGATCGCAGAGGATTCTGAGGAAGCCGTAGAGGAAGAATCTACGGAAGAGATCGCAGAGGATTCTGAGGAAGCCGTAGAGGAAGAATCTACGGAAGAGATCGCAGAGGATTCTGAGGAAGCCGTAGAGGAAGAATCTACGGAAGAGATCGCAGAGGATTCTGAGGAAGCCGTAGAGGAAGACGCTACGGAAGAAACCGCAGAAGACGCTGAGGAAGCTGTAGAGGAAGAATCTACGGAAGAGATCGCAGAGGATTCTGAGGAAGCCGTAGAGGAAGACGCTACGGAAGAAACCGCAGAAGACGCTGAGGAAGCCGTAGAGGAAGACGCTACGGAAGAAACCGCAGAAGACGCTGAGGAAGCCGTAGAGGAAGAATCTACGGAAGAGATCGCAGAGGATTCTGAGGAAGCCGTGGAAGAAGATGCTACGGAAGAATTAGAAGAAGATTCTGAGGAAGCCGTGGAGGAAGAATCTACGGAAGAAACCGCAGAAGACGCTGAGGAAGCCGTGGAAGAAGATGCTACGGAAGAGATCGCAGAGGATTCTGAGGAAGCTGTAGAGGAAGAATCTACGGAAGAGATCGCAGAGGAAACTTCCGAAGAGGCCGCTCTCCCGAGTTCGGATGAGATTAACAAACAACTGAAACCAGTTTATTTTGATACCGATAAATTCAATATTCGTGCAAACCAAGTCGCGGTTTTAGATAAAGCCATTGCGATTATCAAAGCCAACCCGCACTTGAAAGTGATCGCCATTGCCGGCAATTGCGACGAGCGGGGGACTTCCAAGTATAATCTCGCTTTATCGGCGCGGCGCGCGCAAACGGTGAAACAATACTTCATCAATCATGGTATCGATGGTTCTCAGATCGTCATCTTTACATTCGGTGAAGCGCATCCCGCTAAAAAAGGTCATAACGAAGGTGCATGGAAATTTAACCGTCGAGTGGATATTCAAGTCTGGGAAGATGTCGTAACAGAGGCCCAGGTTTTGCAGACTGTCCATTTGGATTGA
- the hisG gene encoding ATP phosphoribosyltransferase — protein MELKLGLPKGSLQESTFRLFKKAGFNISANERSYYPGIDDPELDGMLIRAQEMSRYVEEGVLDVGITGNDWILDNHSDVVAVADLVYSKQTLTPCRWVLAVPNDSPFNKAEDLDGKRIATELIHVTEDYFAAKGVQAEIEFSWGATEVKPPVLADAIVEITETGSSLRANKLRIIDTVLQVKNQLIANRSAWEDPWKRQKIENIAMLLKGALMAEGKVGLKMNVEQKNVPLVMEILDSLKNPTVSQLSDPDWVALEVITDERVVRDLIPRLKRAGAQGIVEYPLNKVIY, from the coding sequence ATGGAACTCAAACTGGGTTTGCCGAAGGGCAGCTTACAGGAGTCGACATTCAGGCTTTTCAAAAAGGCGGGTTTTAATATCTCCGCCAACGAACGCTCCTATTACCCGGGGATCGACGATCCGGAGCTCGATGGGATGCTCATCCGGGCGCAGGAGATGTCCCGCTATGTCGAGGAAGGCGTGCTGGATGTGGGTATTACCGGGAACGACTGGATTCTCGACAATCATTCGGATGTGGTGGCCGTGGCCGATCTGGTCTATTCCAAGCAGACCCTGACCCCCTGCCGCTGGGTGCTGGCGGTGCCCAATGATTCGCCGTTCAATAAGGCGGAGGATCTGGACGGGAAACGGATTGCCACCGAACTGATCCACGTCACGGAGGATTATTTTGCCGCCAAAGGGGTGCAGGCCGAGATCGAGTTCTCCTGGGGCGCCACGGAGGTCAAACCGCCGGTGCTGGCCGACGCGATCGTCGAGATCACCGAGACCGGCAGCTCGCTCAGAGCCAACAAACTGCGGATCATCGATACGGTGCTCCAGGTCAAGAACCAGCTCATCGCCAACCGGAGCGCCTGGGAAGATCCTTGGAAACGGCAGAAGATCGAGAACATCGCGATGCTGCTGAAAGGGGCCTTGATGGCCGAAGGCAAGGTCGGATTGAAGATGAATGTGGAGCAGAAGAATGTCCCCCTGGTCATGGAGATCCTGGATTCACTGAAGAATCCAACCGTGTCGCAACTGTCCGACCCCGATTGGGTGGCCTTGGAAGTGATCACCGATGAACGGGTGGTCCGCGACCTGATTCCCAGGCTGAAACGCGCCGGGGCGCAGGGGATCGTCGAGTATCCGCTGAATAAGGTGATTTACTAG
- a CDS encoding bacteriophage T4 gp5 trimerisation domain-containing protein: MSFKITRLAVVLFLLCAVPIFAAPAIDSTSAVVPEKGGNGEVITVTIAGTGFDPDATVELNGSDDTTITGTDVAVDDAGITCNFDLSGQPTGSYDVVVTNPNGESAVVKGGFTIEEAATEELEEDSEEAVEEDATEEIAEDSEEAVEEDATEELEEDSEEAVEEDATEEIAEDSEEAVEEDATEELEEDSEEAVEEDATEEIAEDSEEAVEEDATEELEEDSEEAVEEDATEEIAEDSEEAVEEDATEELEEDSEEAVEEDAT; this comes from the coding sequence ATGTCATTTAAAATTACAAGACTGGCTGTGGTTCTTTTTCTCCTTTGCGCAGTCCCGATTTTTGCTGCGCCCGCCATCGACTCCACATCAGCCGTCGTTCCGGAAAAGGGCGGTAATGGTGAGGTCATTACCGTAACCATTGCGGGAACGGGTTTTGATCCCGACGCTACCGTTGAGTTGAACGGCAGCGATGACACGACGATAACGGGCACTGATGTCGCGGTTGATGACGCTGGAATTACTTGCAATTTCGATCTCAGTGGACAGCCGACTGGTAGTTATGACGTCGTTGTGACCAACCCCAATGGTGAAAGTGCTGTCGTAAAAGGCGGATTCACCATTGAGGAAGCGGCTACGGAAGAATTAGAAGAAGATTCTGAGGAAGCTGTAGAGGAAGACGCTACGGAAGAGATCGCAGAGGATTCTGAGGAAGCCGTGGAAGAAGATGCTACGGAAGAATTAGAAGAAGATTCTGAGGAAGCTGTAGAGGAAGACGCTACGGAAGAGATCGCAGAGGATTCTGAGGAAGCCGTGGAAGAAGATGCTACGGAAGAATTAGAAGAAGATTCTGAGGAAGCTGTAGAGGAAGACGCTACGGAGGAGATCGCAGAGGATTCTGAGGAAGCCGTGGAAGAAGATGCTACGGAAGAATTAGAAGAAGATTCTGAGGAAGCTGTAGAGGAAGACGCTACGGAAGAGATCGCAGAGGATTCTGAGGAAGCCGTGGAAGAAGATGCTACGGAAGAATTAGAAGAAGATTCTGAGGAAGCTGTAGAGGAAGACGCTACGGA
- the polX gene encoding DNA polymerase/3'-5' exonuclease PolX codes for MDRHDLARIFNEIGTFLELQGENPFKSRAYYNAARTIENLNVELEELAREGRLGEIPGFGPAIIQKISEWFQTGTIAYYENLKRAIPSGLVELLGVPGLGPKKISQVHQTLGIASLEELEEACEANRLAGLPGFGAKTQEKIVAGIRFLKEHRGEYLLYEALAQGLALREQLAGHPLVERVELAGSCRRFKEIVKDLDLVAGTADPDAVIQFFQQLPEVAQVVASGSTKSTVVLHSGINVDLRVVAPREFSHALQHFTGSKEHNTALRHLAKEQGYKVNEYGLFQADEPRYCRDEAALYEALGLRYIPPELRENLGELEAAAEGRLPRLVEAGDLRGLFHIHTTYSDGGNTLRELLLAAQERGYAYLGVSDHSQAAVYAHGLTREKLLLQWAEIDRLNEEFPGFRIFKGIEADILPSGELDYDRDSLCRFDFVIGSIHSQFRMSRAEMTGRLLKAMDNPFLTMLGHPTGRILLGRPGYEVDLEPIIAKAAERRIVIELNANPYRLDLDWRWCRRAKELGVMLAVNPDAHSVAELDLARRSLPLARKGWLEAKDLLNTRSTAEIVQYLAEKKPD; via the coding sequence ATGGATCGTCATGATTTAGCCCGGATCTTCAATGAGATTGGAACCTTCCTGGAACTGCAGGGGGAGAATCCTTTCAAATCCCGCGCCTATTACAATGCAGCCCGGACCATTGAAAATCTCAACGTCGAGCTGGAAGAGCTGGCCCGCGAAGGACGTTTGGGGGAGATCCCCGGCTTTGGCCCGGCAATCATCCAAAAGATCAGCGAGTGGTTCCAGACCGGAACCATTGCCTATTATGAGAACCTCAAACGCGCCATTCCGTCCGGATTAGTGGAATTGCTGGGGGTCCCGGGTCTCGGGCCCAAAAAGATCAGCCAGGTCCATCAAACGTTGGGCATCGCCAGCCTCGAGGAGTTGGAGGAGGCTTGCGAAGCGAACCGGCTGGCCGGTTTGCCGGGCTTCGGCGCCAAAACCCAGGAGAAGATCGTCGCCGGGATCCGTTTCCTCAAGGAACACCGCGGGGAATACCTGCTCTATGAGGCGCTGGCTCAGGGCCTGGCGCTCCGGGAACAATTGGCCGGACATCCCCTGGTGGAACGGGTTGAACTGGCCGGAAGTTGCCGGCGCTTCAAAGAGATCGTCAAGGATCTGGACCTGGTGGCCGGGACGGCGGATCCCGACGCCGTCATCCAGTTCTTCCAGCAGCTTCCCGAGGTGGCGCAGGTGGTGGCCAGCGGTTCCACCAAAAGCACGGTGGTGTTGCATTCGGGGATCAATGTCGACCTGCGGGTGGTCGCGCCGCGGGAGTTTTCCCATGCTTTGCAGCATTTCACTGGCAGCAAGGAACATAATACGGCCCTGCGGCATCTGGCCAAGGAACAAGGCTATAAAGTCAACGAATACGGCCTTTTCCAAGCCGACGAGCCCCGCTACTGCCGGGATGAGGCCGCGCTTTACGAGGCGCTGGGTCTGCGCTATATTCCGCCCGAACTCCGCGAGAACTTGGGAGAGCTGGAAGCGGCCGCGGAGGGACGATTGCCGCGCCTGGTGGAGGCCGGGGACCTGCGCGGCTTGTTTCATATCCATACCACTTACAGTGACGGCGGAAACACGCTGCGGGAGCTGCTCCTGGCCGCCCAGGAAAGGGGCTACGCCTACCTCGGCGTCAGCGACCATAGCCAGGCGGCGGTTTATGCCCACGGCCTGACCCGGGAGAAACTGCTCCTGCAATGGGCGGAGATCGACCGCTTGAATGAGGAGTTTCCCGGATTCCGGATCTTCAAGGGCATCGAGGCCGATATCCTGCCCAGCGGCGAATTGGATTACGATCGGGATTCCCTTTGCCGCTTCGACTTTGTGATCGGTTCGATCCACTCGCAATTCCGGATGAGCCGCGCCGAGATGACCGGACGGCTGCTGAAGGCGATGGATAATCCATTCCTGACGATGCTGGGTCACCCCACCGGCCGGATCTTGCTGGGACGGCCCGGGTATGAGGTCGATCTGGAACCGATCATCGCCAAGGCGGCGGAGCGGCGGATCGTCATCGAATTGAATGCCAATCCGTACCGGCTGGACTTGGACTGGCGTTGGTGCCGCCGGGCCAAAGAGCTGGGAGTGATGCTGGCAGTCAATCCGGACGCCCATAGCGTGGCTGAGTTGGACCTGGCCCGCCGGAGCCTGCCGTTGGCCCGCAAGGGGTGGCTCGAGGCGAAGGACCTTTTGAATACGCGCAGCACAGCCGAGATCGTCCAGTATCTGGCGGAGAAGAAACCGGACTAG
- the msrA gene encoding peptide-methionine (S)-S-oxide reductase MsrA produces MAVAIFGAGCFWGVEAAFRGLDGVTDTAVGYMGGDLDHPTYEDVCTDRTGHAEVVRVEYDPERVSYEQLLKKFWEIHDPTTLNRQGPDIGTQYRSVIFYEDQMQQAAASAAKAELERSGRFSRPVVTAILPAGPFWRAEEYHQRYLEKRGLKGCGLPGPQGAD; encoded by the coding sequence ATGGCTGTGGCAATTTTCGGAGCGGGCTGCTTTTGGGGAGTGGAGGCTGCTTTTCGTGGGCTGGACGGAGTGACCGACACCGCGGTGGGGTATATGGGAGGCGATCTGGATCATCCCACTTATGAGGATGTATGTACCGACAGGACCGGCCATGCCGAAGTGGTCCGGGTCGAATACGATCCGGAACGCGTCTCCTACGAACAATTGCTGAAGAAGTTTTGGGAGATTCACGACCCGACCACCCTGAACCGGCAAGGACCGGATATCGGGACTCAATACCGTTCGGTCATTTTCTATGAAGATCAGATGCAGCAAGCCGCGGCGTCTGCCGCCAAAGCGGAACTGGAGCGCTCGGGGCGTTTCAGCCGTCCGGTCGTTACCGCGATCCTGCCGGCGGGTCCGTTTTGGCGGGCGGAGGAGTATCACCAACGTTACTTGGAAAAGCGGGGGCTCAAAGGCTGCGGCCTCCCCGGCCCGCAGGGAGCGGATTGA
- a CDS encoding PAS domain-containing sensor histidine kinase, whose amino-acid sequence MVAEKMGDSLIILDTQDYIVALNPAAQRLLGKDPEALVGAKLREVFDFWPSLCQAVSDGALKTVEERCELGGMRHFQIHLTPLRDPRQRPLGKVILLHDMTEQKQAAARLLEQQKALAILTERDRISRELHDGQGQIWGYFNMQLEAARSLIARNNAAGAAELLAQLAGVVRTVHAGIRESIDGLQTAAAAAGDLLQRLSEYLDWFGRNYGIRTELAVAGESLAGKLSPVTEAQLLRIVQEALANAKKHANPSRILVTVAGGAGRATITVEDDGCGFEPDPGQRNRGSYGLKIMRERAEDIGGELRVESAVGSGTRVTVSVRLE is encoded by the coding sequence GTGGTGGCGGAGAAAATGGGCGACAGCCTGATCATCCTGGACACGCAGGATTATATCGTGGCCCTGAATCCCGCCGCCCAACGGCTGCTGGGCAAGGACCCGGAGGCGCTCGTCGGGGCAAAGCTGCGGGAGGTCTTCGATTTCTGGCCTTCGCTCTGCCAGGCGGTTTCGGACGGAGCTCTCAAGACGGTGGAAGAGCGCTGTGAGCTAGGCGGGATGCGACATTTCCAGATCCATCTTACGCCGCTCCGGGATCCGCGCCAGCGGCCGCTCGGCAAGGTCATTCTGCTGCACGATATGACCGAGCAGAAGCAGGCCGCCGCCCGTTTGCTTGAACAGCAGAAGGCCCTGGCGATCCTGACGGAGCGGGACCGGATTAGCCGGGAACTTCACGACGGCCAGGGGCAGATCTGGGGTTATTTCAATATGCAGCTTGAGGCGGCCCGCAGCTTGATCGCAAGGAACAACGCGGCCGGCGCCGCAGAATTGCTGGCGCAACTCGCCGGCGTGGTCCGGACGGTCCACGCCGGCATCCGCGAGTCCATCGACGGATTGCAGACTGCGGCCGCCGCCGCGGGTGATCTGCTGCAGAGGTTGTCGGAGTATCTGGACTGGTTCGGCCGGAACTACGGGATTCGGACCGAGCTGGCGGTCGCCGGGGAATCGCTGGCGGGGAAATTGTCGCCGGTTACCGAGGCGCAACTGCTGCGGATCGTCCAGGAAGCCTTGGCCAATGCCAAGAAACATGCCAATCCCAGCCGGATCCTGGTAACGGTGGCGGGTGGGGCCGGCCGGGCGACCATCACGGTGGAGGATGACGGCTGCGGCTTCGAGCCGGATCCGGGCCAGCGGAACCGGGGGAGTTACGGCTTGAAGATCATGCGGGAGCGGGCGGAGGACATCGGCGGCGAGCTGCGGGTGGAGTCGGCGGTGGGGTCGGGAACCCGGGTGACGGTGAGCGTCAGGCTGGAGTAA
- a CDS encoding M24 family metallopeptidase, producing MAFAILEYQDRLKRLRQALAEQGADLALLSQNSDIYYYSGSVAPLYLAVPALAEPFLLARKAEQRIREEAAHLPLELFQSTKDLKAILERRGLGRTRRIGFTLDTISYASVSRWLALFEAAEPVDLSWEIRAARWVKSKAEIAVLARAGAIMAELPEWVRASFRPGISELELSAMLEGSMRSRGHAGLVRCRREGIEMGMGVCSAGASALAGTKFDGVCAGAGTAPAVPYGACGKRIQPGEPVVLDYAFNLEGYHIDQTRLCCWGEPPAAVREAYAAMLQVEQRALATMRPGAGWGEVYDAACRLAAELGYEREFMGLGAEKVRFVGHGIGLELDEPPFLALKQERRLEAGMVAAVEPKVSLPGVGVIGIEDTVVVRENGVELLTTCAPEMIIIPHP from the coding sequence ATGGCGTTTGCTATTCTTGAATATCAGGACCGGTTGAAAAGGCTCCGTCAGGCGCTGGCGGAGCAAGGGGCCGATCTGGCGTTGTTGTCGCAGAATTCGGATATCTATTATTATTCCGGCTCGGTGGCGCCGTTGTATCTGGCGGTCCCGGCCCTGGCGGAGCCATTTCTGCTGGCCCGCAAGGCGGAACAGCGGATCCGTGAGGAAGCGGCCCATCTGCCCTTGGAACTTTTTCAAAGCACCAAGGATTTGAAGGCCATCTTGGAGCGGCGCGGCTTGGGCCGGACGCGCCGGATCGGGTTTACGCTCGACACTATCAGTTATGCGTCGGTCAGCCGTTGGCTGGCGCTATTCGAAGCGGCGGAGCCGGTCGATCTCTCCTGGGAGATCCGGGCGGCCCGCTGGGTCAAGTCGAAGGCGGAGATCGCGGTCCTGGCCAGGGCCGGAGCGATCATGGCGGAGCTGCCGGAATGGGTCCGCGCCTCTTTCCGGCCGGGAATCTCCGAACTCGAGCTCAGCGCGATGCTGGAAGGCTCCATGCGGAGCCGGGGCCACGCCGGATTGGTGCGTTGCCGGCGGGAAGGCATCGAGATGGGCATGGGCGTCTGCTCGGCCGGGGCGAGCGCACTGGCGGGAACCAAGTTTGACGGCGTTTGCGCTGGAGCCGGGACTGCGCCGGCGGTACCTTATGGCGCCTGCGGCAAAAGGATTCAACCGGGAGAACCGGTGGTGTTGGATTACGCCTTTAACCTCGAGGGTTATCACATCGACCAGACCCGGCTTTGCTGTTGGGGCGAGCCCCCCGCCGCGGTGCGCGAGGCCTATGCGGCCATGCTTCAGGTGGAGCAACGGGCGCTGGCGACGATGCGGCCGGGCGCCGGTTGGGGCGAGGTTTACGATGCGGCTTGCCGCCTGGCGGCGGAGTTGGGATATGAAAGGGAGTTTATGGGGCTGGGCGCCGAGAAGGTGCGGTTTGTGGGGCACGGGATCGGCCTGGAATTGGATGAGCCGCCTTTTTTAGCGCTGAAGCAGGAACGGCGCTTGGAGGCGGGGATGGTGGCGGCAGTCGAGCCTAAGGTCTCCTTGCCCGGGGTCGGTGTGATCGGGATCGAAGATACGGTGGTGGTCCGCGAGAATGGGGTGGAGTTACTGACGACCTGTGCCCCGGAGATGATTATCATCCCCCATCCTTAA
- a CDS encoding 4Fe-4S double cluster binding domain-containing protein has protein sequence MNQDEERIVAMLAEEGYPGRMVAIEHLEELRQEIAARRAAGLLDETLIQRYLSDWQFDYTKQLPEARSILVVAAAQPLMQLEFEWRGSFHPVLVPPTYIAEDDGRVAATVAHALQSKGYHGVQARLPQKLLAVRSGLSRYGRNNISYIEGMGSFYTIMAFFTDLPLSEDSWQEASKMPECEACRVCLRNCPTGCIDPERFLIHAERCLTYLNENSGEFPDWVNAHDHHALVGCMKCQTVCPQNRERLRTVVMKETFHEAETAAILSGVALEQLPGVTQQTLKRLGMTDYCQDRILARNLGVLLAS, from the coding sequence ATGAATCAGGACGAGGAACGGATCGTCGCGATGCTGGCGGAGGAGGGTTATCCGGGACGGATGGTCGCTATCGAGCACCTGGAGGAGCTGCGGCAGGAGATCGCGGCGCGGCGCGCGGCGGGGCTTTTGGACGAAACGCTCATTCAACGATATTTGAGCGACTGGCAATTCGACTATACAAAGCAGTTGCCGGAAGCCCGCTCGATTCTGGTGGTGGCGGCGGCGCAACCGCTGATGCAGTTGGAGTTTGAATGGCGGGGAAGTTTCCATCCCGTACTGGTTCCCCCCACCTATATTGCAGAGGACGATGGCCGCGTCGCCGCCACCGTGGCCCACGCGTTGCAAAGCAAAGGATATCATGGAGTGCAGGCCCGGCTGCCCCAGAAATTGCTGGCGGTCCGGTCCGGGCTCAGCCGCTACGGCCGGAATAACATCTCCTATATTGAAGGCATGGGCAGCTTTTATACGATCATGGCCTTCTTCACCGACCTGCCGTTGAGCGAAGATTCGTGGCAGGAAGCAAGCAAAATGCCGGAATGCGAGGCTTGCCGCGTTTGTTTGCGGAATTGCCCCACCGGTTGTATTGATCCGGAACGGTTTCTGATTCATGCCGAGAGGTGCCTCACCTATTTGAATGAGAACAGCGGCGAATTTCCCGACTGGGTAAACGCCCATGATCACCATGCGCTGGTAGGCTGCATGAAATGCCAGACCGTCTGTCCGCAAAACCGGGAGCGGCTACGCACCGTGGTGATGAAGGAGACCTTCCATGAAGCGGAGACTGCCGCCATTCTGAGCGGCGTCGCTTTGGAGCAGTTGCCCGGGGTGACACAGCAGACCCTGAAACGCTTGGGCATGACTGATTATTGCCAGGACCGGATCTTGGCGCGTAATTTAGGAGTACTGCTCGCCTCATGA
- a CDS encoding LCP family protein, protein MRGRTIYSIVIPVLLVFALGLWALADPQRLLRPVLQQSLRGTAEPSQPAPSGERPEGKPQRPQGFNLMLLGVDSWSDNKARADMIMIAHVNPVQKKINLISIPRDTRVKVAGVGYTKLNHTHIVGEMAGGNGAGTQATLAATAALLDCSITSYIKVNFRGFADFIDSIDGLDITLEEPVKLTYGHQTLPAGTSHINGATALDLVRERASLSDGDFGRQRNQQLVLRALGEKLLKPEHFSDLLRLIRKAKTDILDTNLSDLELFKLAWTFKQIPLAAVSYHQLPGRSAYARDPLTRSILYYWVPDTQKTKRLGAAYLQ, encoded by the coding sequence ATGAGAGGCAGGACAATCTATTCTATTGTTATACCGGTTTTGCTGGTATTCGCGTTAGGTCTTTGGGCTTTGGCTGATCCGCAGCGTTTGCTGCGGCCCGTTCTTCAGCAGTCATTACGAGGTACTGCGGAGCCGTCGCAACCCGCTCCCTCCGGGGAGCGCCCCGAGGGGAAGCCGCAACGGCCCCAGGGATTTAACCTGATGCTGCTCGGCGTCGATAGCTGGTCGGACAATAAAGCGCGCGCCGATATGATCATGATCGCCCATGTGAATCCCGTCCAAAAAAAGATTAACCTCATCAGCATTCCGCGGGATACCCGGGTAAAAGTCGCCGGTGTCGGATACACCAAACTGAACCACACGCACATCGTCGGGGAGATGGCGGGTGGCAACGGGGCTGGAACCCAGGCGACGCTGGCGGCTACCGCCGCCTTGCTGGATTGTTCCATTACTTCCTATATTAAGGTCAATTTCCGGGGTTTCGCCGACTTTATCGATAGCATCGACGGGCTCGATATCACGTTGGAGGAGCCGGTGAAGTTGACCTACGGCCATCAGACCCTTCCGGCGGGTACAAGCCATATCAACGGAGCGACCGCCCTGGATCTGGTCAGGGAGCGCGCTTCCCTATCCGATGGGGATTTTGGTCGCCAAAGGAATCAGCAATTGGTATTAAGAGCTTTGGGAGAGAAATTGCTCAAACCGGAGCACTTCTCCGATCTGCTCCGCCTGATTCGGAAGGCCAAAACCGATATTCTGGATACCAATCTATCTGACCTAGAACTCTTCAAGCTGGCCTGGACATTCAAGCAGATCCCTTTAGCTGCGGTCAGCTATCATCAGCTTCCGGGGCGGTCAGCTTATGCCAGGGATCCCTTGACCCGATCTATCTTATATTATTGGGTCCCCGATACTCAAAAGACTAAGCGGCTCGGAGCGGCGTATCTGCAATGA
- a CDS encoding histidine kinase N-terminal 7TM domain-containing protein, protein MNTWSIWFGFAATLIIGGLAVTAWRHRFAPGALPFMVFMLAQSQWSIGILFGIGGATVAVKLAWMYFYMGAAYICLLSWVAMALQMSGAAREFSRKTLAGTALGMAVLYLLAVSNWQGWFLAEIRVAGNQLQGRRGPFYWLTLGSLYGLFLWGVILFIRQYGRSCGLRRRRAGVMLMSIVPMLLLNLVNVYCIQRYHRSLPEPFPIFFAITDLIMAWGIFRWRFFDIMPGAKRWWRRKWATA, encoded by the coding sequence ATGAATACCTGGAGTATCTGGTTTGGTTTCGCGGCCACGTTGATCATCGGCGGGCTGGCGGTTACCGCATGGCGCCACCGCTTCGCGCCCGGAGCCTTGCCTTTTATGGTGTTCATGCTGGCGCAGTCACAGTGGTCCATCGGGATTTTATTCGGCATCGGCGGCGCCACGGTAGCGGTCAAGCTCGCTTGGATGTATTTTTATATGGGTGCCGCGTATATCTGTCTGCTGTCCTGGGTCGCGATGGCGCTCCAAATGAGCGGGGCCGCCAGGGAATTCTCCCGGAAGACGCTGGCAGGGACGGCGCTGGGCATGGCCGTGCTCTATCTCCTCGCCGTCAGCAACTGGCAAGGCTGGTTCCTGGCGGAAATCCGGGTGGCCGGCAATCAGTTGCAGGGGCGGCGGGGCCCCTTTTACTGGCTGACGCTTGGCTCGCTTTACGGGTTGTTTTTGTGGGGAGTCATCCTCTTCATCCGCCAGTATGGCCGGTCCTGCGGCCTGCGGCGGCGACGGGCCGGAGTGATGCTCATGAGTATCGTGCCCATGCTGCTGCTGAATCTGGTGAATGTTTATTGTATCCAGCGCTATCATCGCAGCCTCCCCGAACCGTTTCCCATCTTTTTCGCCATCACCGATCTGATAATGGCCTGGGGGATTTTCCGGTGGCGGTTCTTTGACATCATGCCGGGGGCCAAGCGGTGGTGGCGGAGAAAATGGGCGACAGCCTGA